The following coding sequences lie in one Drosophila sulfurigaster albostrigata strain 15112-1811.04 chromosome 2R, ASM2355843v2, whole genome shotgun sequence genomic window:
- the LOC133838403 gene encoding LOW QUALITY PROTEIN: zinc finger MYM-type protein 4 (The sequence of the model RefSeq protein was modified relative to this genomic sequence to represent the inferred CDS: deleted 1 base in 1 codon) — protein MEEISSSDSFGADSSARPESETSKLDEEQEKATTAVQDTPTSPPAEEDATIDNPTADATNVEKPAETSSGQVDEDFDQISEGSLDMDESQSQGKTDAVANDGEDKEQQQDADTEPSAANPEDLDEEEPQAATEEEPEEHCNLDASGDADSLQQRDALESVEGDEEDAGDNDAVDGAPSTSIEAMDVDDAEAENEATAPAKAADDEQADDVEMRSEGNDSRQEDEGDAGKAIDESNAPSEGRDEVDRIDEQEQDASAETSAAQEDDERADAEGDADQLDDAAEAEQLDDSGEAEAEQLEDAAEAEHGDDTVENVLEPEESDVCLIPDDPETEVTEAEKEQARENAEKAAEEEEAAEQTQAAAAASSKSPVAETDEAADEHNEKEDGAGEANASTSDEVPRTPNAAAQADKSAGGSVSASEDAKADAEANDEDAPEADAPDADEPTAEEASSAAAGEAGGAAKIIISWIVASTHKCRQCDAEKSCGYRFKNLEVAVNEEADADNEEAADATAAAGSFEYLCDQACCDALLADQPGKFFLRRKKFLVEEVSSQQEGRGEDDEPATEAADEETAATADESETTTTGKLNDCLQCKEQKNCKYFLRQDQDTFYICNDDCYNLLNAEEPDKFKLKRHSIRVRNIGATTIRSPSKKPESSNVVARTNAEAEAARLDRIESFRRRCADCEQEINVSEKQLIWETMDFCNEICLGSYQRSFGGNCETCKQEVSSIALGKYCVRFGFEVRQFCCAACLNTYKKGLKTCSCCQKDISSGQEGFLAPVGDKDQFKDFCSQACLRRYDNMCNPRKKLRNEMCGVCNNEKPVRVEMLLDDKEHYFCSNPCFSAFKFVSNVNADPCAMCCKYFERKTADAYTIYNTDRHSPKMFCSRICINVYIIVNRHIVSCQWCKVKKYNFDMIYKVQGDVETLTCSINCLTMHGVSCNISARAVTKCDNCSNASTPQYHLTMSDASMRNFCTYQCVMQFQNQFARAPLTLDSDLPSTSASKSSQQQSSPSRASNKNAAPFPTGLPKRVKLKLAQPSGVKNNATAGKKTAGGTVVPVISTVQSLASGETEARIGSVTVRRKRGRKPDSPPPLAMSSMASPATSTVATGEVRGRGRPRKHVDYSVARSPSPPRMLMSSSVPSSNEFNPPAITETKIITVPPYPKAVRNVNISCKPMTVSQGEQCTPSVRDCATQTEKDYSNKVLIPVPVPIFVPQPMYMYSAPFPVPVPIPLPIPVPIFIPTTRNTSQGILKEIKKIQDKMPEDPLEAELLMMAEMVAEEKHDSDSDSDNEIKPDPGLVTMQYQNSLEQQQQQQQQQQQQQVVDVSAASHNPYGDDMLQIALKMATGDYDNHHQTTTVDLESTMTTNTISNQSPMGHDMGQMGVHHLDQQHHMLDATQRSPRGRKRGGGNIAVMDSPSRNSRSPVKRQRGSEMDHSALQQQSQQAQQPQEKPDAQMFLKYTFGVNAWKQWVMTKNADIEKSSMRRRPFKTELLQMTADELNYSLCLFVKEVRKPNGTEYAPDTIYYLVLGIQQYLYVNGRIDNIFYDPYYERFTECLDEVARKFSVLYNDSQYIVTRVEEEHLWECKQLGAHSPHVLLSTLMFFNTKHFNLTTVEEHMQLSFSHIMKHWKRSSQNSKVPGTRNVLLRFYPPQAGLDANPRKKKVYEQQENEENPLRCPVRLYEFYLSKCPESVKTRNDVFYLQPERSCVPDSPVWYSTQALSQDALQRMLHRVKMVKEINIALLTT, from the exons CAATCCGACTGCTGATGCGACTAACGTTGAAAAGCCCGCAGAGACATCAAGTGGCCAAGTGGACGAGGATTTTGATCAAATCTCCGAAGGTTCTTTGGACATGGATGAGAGCCAATCGCAGGGCAAAACAGATGCGGTCGCAAATGATGGTGAAGACaaggaacagcagcaggatgCGGACACAGAGCCATCTGCAGCTAATCCAGAAGACTTAGATGAAGAGGAGCCTCAGGCTGCAACAGAAGAAGAGCCGGAGGAGCACTGCAATCTCGATGCCAGCGGTGATGCCGATTCGCTGCAACAACGTGACGCCCTCGAGAGCGTCGAAGGAGATGAGGAGGATGCTGGTGATAATGATGCCGTCGATGGTGCACCGTCCACCTCAATTGAGGCAATGGACGTGGACGACGCTGAAGCTGAGAATGAGGCGACGGCGCCAGCGAAAGCCGCCGACGATGAGCAAGCTGACGATGTGGAAATGCGCTCAGAAGGCAACGATTCTCGGCAAGAAGACGAAGGAGATGCTGGCAAAGCCATTGATGAATCAAATGCGCCCTCAGAGGGCAGAGATGAAGTGGATAGAATAGACGAGCAGGAACAAGACGCTTCGGCTGAAACTAGTGCAGCACAGGAGGACGATGAGCGAGCTGATGCTGAAGGCGATGCAGATCAGCTGGACGATGCTGCAGAGGCAGAGCAATTAGATGATTCTGGCGAAGCTGAAGCAGAGCAGTTGGAAGATGCTGCCGAGGCAGAGCATGGAGATG ATACTGTGGAAAATGTGTTGGAGCCCGAGGAGTCGGATGTTTGTCTCATACCCGACGATCCCGAGACGGAGGTCACCGAGGCCGAAAAGGAGCAGGCACGTGAGAATGCCGAAAAGGCGGCCGAAGAGGAAGAAGCCGCTGAACaaacacaagcagcagcagcagcctcttCCAAATCCCCCGTTGCTGAGACAGACGAAGCAGCCGACGAACACAATGAAAAGGAGGATGGGGCAGGCGAAGCGAATGCTTCGACGTCGGACGAAGTGCCAAGAACGCCAAATG cagctgctcaagCTGATAAGTCAGCTGGAGGAAGTGTGTCAGCCTCAGAAGATGCCAAAG CGGACGCCGAGGCTAATGACGAAGATGCGCCAGAGGCCGATGCTCCGGATGCGGATGAGCCAACGGCCGAGGAGGCATCCAGTGCGGCAGCTGGCGAGGCAGGCGGAGCAGCCaaaatcatcatcagctgGATTGTTGCCAGCACTCACAAGTGCCGACAATGTGATGCCGAGAAAAGCTGCGGTTACCGCTTCAAAAATTTAGAAGTAGCAGTTAATGAGGAGGCGGATGCGGACAACGAAGAAGCGGCAgatgcaacagctgcagcaggaaGCTTTGAGTATCTGTGTGATCAGGCTTGCTGTGATGCGCTGTTGGCCGATCAGCCGGGCAAATTCTTTTTGCGGCGCAAAAAGTTTCTGGTCGAGGAAGTCAGCAGTCAGCAAGAAGGACGCGGCGAAGATGATGAACCAGCCACTGAAGCAGCTGATGAGGAGACTGCAGCGACGGCTGATGAATCGGAAACAACGACGACAGGCAAACTTAATGATTGCCTGCAGTGCAAAGAGCAAAAGAATTGCAAATACTTTTTGCGTCAGGACCAGGACACGTTCTACATTTGCAACGATGATTGCTATAATCTGTTGAATGCCGAGGAGCCGGATAAGTTCAAACTGAAGCGACACTCGATACGGGTACGAAATATTGGCGCAACCACGATACGTTCGCCCAGCAAAAAACCCGAATCCTCCAATGTAGTGGCACGCACCAATGCCGAAGCCGAAGCGGCGCGTCTCGATCGCATCGAAAGCTTTCGACGTCGCTGCGCCGACTGTGAGCAGGAGATCAATGTGAGCGAGAAGCAACTGATCTGGGAGACGATGGACTTTTGCAATGAGATCTGTTTGGGGAGCTATCAGCGTTCCTTTGGCGGCAACTGTGAGACCTGCAAGCAGGAGGTGAGCTCCATAGCGCTTGGCAAATACTGTGTTCGCTTTGGCTTCGAGGTGCGACAATTTTGCTGTGCCGCATGTCTCAACACCTACAAGAAGGGCCTGAAGACGTGCTCGTGCTGCCAGAAGGACATTAGCAGCGGACAGGAGGGTTTCTTAGCGCCCGTGGGCGATAAGGATCAGTTCAAAGACTTCTGTTCGCAAGCCTGCCTGCGACGTTACGACAATATGTGCAATCCCCGCAAGAAACTGCGCAACGAAATGTGCGGCGTTTGCAACAATGAAAAACCGGTGCGCGTGGAAATGTTGCTGGACGATAAGGAGCATTATTTCTGCTCGAATCCCTGCTTCTCGGCGTTCAAATTTGTCAGCAACGTGAATGCGGATCCCTGCGCCATGTGCTGCAAATACTTTGAACGCAAAACCGCCGATGCATACACCATCTACAACACCGATAGGCATTCGCCGAAAATGTTCTGTTCCCGGATCTGCATTAACGTGTACATTATCGTGAATCGACACATTGTGTCGTGTCAATGGTGCAAGGTGAAAAAGTACAATTTCGATATGATCTATAAGGTGCAAGGCGATGTGGAAACACTCACCTGCTCAATCAATTGCCTCACCATGCATGGCGTCAGTTGCAACATTTCGGCACGAGCTGTCACCAAGTGCGACAATTGCAGCAACGCGAGCACTCCACAGTATCACTTGACCATGTCGGATGCATCGATGCGCAATTTTTGTACATATCAGTGTGTGATGCAGtttcaaaatcaatttgcGCGCGCTCCTTTGACGCTAGACAGCGATTTGCCATCGACATCAGCGAGCAAGTCATCGCAGCAGCAGTCGTCGCCGTCACGTGCCAGCAATAAGAATGCAGCACCGTTTCCCACTGGATTGCCTAAGCgtgtcaaattaaaattagcaCAGCCG TCCGGTGTGAAGAATAATGCCACGGCTGGCAAGAAAACAGCCGGCGGCACCGTTGTACCCGTCATTTCGACGGTACAATCTTTGGCCAGCGGCGAAACGGAAGCGCGCATTGGCAGTGTGACAGTACGCCGTAAACGTGGACGCAAACCGGATTCGCCGCCGCCACTGGCGATGAGCAGCATGGCATCGCCCGCTACATCCACAGTGGCCACCGGCGAGGTACGCGGACGAGGACGACCGCGTAAGCACGTGGATTATAGCGTTGCTCGTTCACCATCGCCTCCACGCATGCTCATGAGCAGCAGCGTACCGAGCAGCAACGAGTTCAACCCGCCGGCCATCACAGAAACCAAGATCATTACGGTGCCGCCATATCCGAAGGCTGTGCGCAATGTGAACATCAGCTGTAAACCGATGACCGTCTCCCAAGGGGAGCAGTGCACGCCGTCCGTGCGCGATTGCGCAACACAAACGGAAAAGGATTATTCAAACAAGGTGCTGATACCGGTGCCGGTGCCTATATTTGTGCCACAACCGATGTACATGTATTCGGCACCGTTCCCGGTGCCCGTGCCCATTCCGCTGCCAATACCGGTGCCCATCTTTATACCAACAACACGCAACACCTCCCAGGGCATATTGAAAGAGATTAAAAAGATACAGGATAAAATGCCTGAGGATCCGTTGGAAGCTGAGCTCCTGATGATGGCCGAAATGGTGGCGGAGGAGAAACATGATTCAGATTCCGATTCGGACAATGAAATTAAACCGGATCCAGGTCTAGTGACGATGCAATATCAAAACAGTttggagcaacagcagcagcagcaacaacaacaacagcagcaacaagtggTTGACGTGAGTGCGGCCAGTCATAATCCCTATGGTGATGATATGCTGCAGATCGCGCTTAAAATGGCAACCGGCGACTATGATAATCATCATCAGACCACAACAGTGGATCTGGAGTCAACAATGACGACCAACACGATATCAAATCAATCGCCAATGGGTCATGACATGGGCCAAATGGGAGTGCATCATCTGGACCAGCAACATCACATGCTGGATGCGACGCAACG TTCACCGCGTGGTCGTAAACGAGGTGGTGGCAACATTGCTGTTATGGATTCCCCATCAAGGAATAGTCGGTCGCCCGTGAAGCGGCAACGGGGTAGCGAAATGGATCACTCGGCGCTGCAGCAACAGTCACAACAGGCACAACAGCCGCAGGAGAAGCCCGACGCACAAATGTTCCTCAAGTACACGTTCGGTGTAAATGCCTGGAAGCAGTGGGTGATGACCAAGAATGCGGACATTGAGAAGAGTTCGATGCGTCGTCGTCCGTTTAAAACGGAGCTGCTGCAAATGACAGCTGACGAGTTAAATTATTCGCTCTGCCTGTTTGTAAAGGAGGTGCGCAAACCCAATGGCACCGAGTATGCGCCCGATACCATCTATTATCTTGTGCTGG GCATTCAACAATATCTATATGTAAATGGTCGCATTGATAACATCTTCTACGATCCATATTATGAACGCTTTACGGAGTGTTTGGACGAAGTGGCGCGAAAGTTTTCCGTACTCTACAATGATTCAC aatacaTTGTGACGCGCGTCGAAGAGGAGCATTTGTGGGAATGCAAACAACTTGGTGCCCATTCACCTCATGTGCTGCTCAGCACGCTCATGTTCTTCAATACcaagcatttcaatttaact ACCGTTGAGGAGCACATGCAATTATCTTTCTCGCACATTATGAAGCATTGGAAACGCTCATCGCAGAACTCCAAAGTTCCCGGCACACGGAACGTCTTGCT